The segment TGGGCGGCCACGAACTCCGGCATGATGCGCCACAGCGGCGCATTCTTGTCGTAGTCGTCCTTGAACTGCTGCAGCGCGGTCAGCAGGGTGTTCCAGCGGCCCTTGGTGATGCCGATGGTGAACATGATGAAGAAGCTGTACAGGCCCGTCTTCTCCACCACCACGCCGTGCTCGGCTAGGAACTTGGTGACGATGCTGGCCGGGATGCCGCTCTTGGCGAACTTGCCGCTCATGTCCAGGCCGGGCGTGATGATGGTGGACTTGATCGGGTCCAGCATATTGAAGCCGGCCTCGATGGAGCCGAAGCCGTGCCACTTCTCATTGGCCTTGAGCATCCAGTCGGCGGGCTTGCCCACGCCCTCGGCGGCCAGCGGACGATCCGGGCCCCAGACCTTGAACCACCAGTCGGACTTGCCGTAATCCTTCTCCACCTTGCGCATGGCACGGCGGAAGTCCAGAGCTTCGGCCAGGCTCTCCTCCACCAGGGCGGTGCCGCCGGGCGGCTCCATCATGGCGGCGGCCACATCACAGCTGGCGATGATGCTGTACTGCGGGCTGGTCGAGGTGTGCATCAGATAGGCCTCGTTGAACAGATGCTTGTCCAGCTTCACGTTCTGCGAGTCCTGCACCAGCACCTGCGAAGCCTGGCTCAGACCGGCCAGCAGCTTGTGGGTGGACTGGGTGGCATAGACCATGGCCGTCTTCGGGCGCGGGCGGTTCTTGCCCATGGCATGGTAGGAGCCATAGAAGGTGTGGAAAGCCGCGTGCGGCAGCCAGGCCTCGTCGAAATGCAGGGTGTCGATCCAGCCGTCCAGCTTGCTCTTGATGGTCTCGGTGTTGTAGAGCACGCCGTCATAGGTGCTCTGGGTCAGCGTCATGATGCGCGGCTTGACCTTCTTGACGTCCACCCCCTTGAGCAGCGGGTTCTTGGCGATCTTCTTCTTGATGGTCTCCGGCGAGAACTCGCTCTCCGGGATGGGGCCGATGATGCCGTAATGGTTGCGCGTGGGCGTCATGAAGACCGGCACGGCGCCGGTCATGATGATGCTGTGCAGGATGCTCTTGTGGCAGTTGCGATCCACCACCACCACATCACCCGGCGCCACCGTGTGGTGCCAGACCATCTTGTTGGAGGTGCTGGTGCCGTTGGTGACGAAGAAGCAGTGGTCGGCATTGAAGATGCGCGCGGCATTCTTCTCGGAGGCGGCCACCGGACCGGTGTGGTCAAGCAGCTGGCCCAGCTCCTCCACCGCATTGCAGACGTCGGCGCGCAGCATGTTCTCGCCGAAGAACTGGTGGAACATCTGGCCCACCGGACTCTTCAGGAAGGCCACGCCGCCGGAGTGACCCGGGCAGTGCCAGCTGTAGGAGCCGTCTTGCGCGTAGTCCATCAGCGCCTTGAAGAAGGGCGGCGCCAGGCCGTCGAGGTAGCTGCGCGCCTCGCGGATGATGTGGCGGGCCACGAACTCCGGCGTGTCCTCGAACATATGGATGAAGCCATGCAGCTCGCGCAGCACATCGTTGGGCAGATGCTGGGAGGTGCGCGTTTCGCCGTAGACGTAGATGGGAATGTCCGCATTCTTGAAGCGGATCTCCTCGATGAACTTGCGCAGGTTCACCACCGCCGGATCCAGCTCCGGGCCGGGCGTGAACTCGTTGTCATCGATGGACAGGATGAAGGCGCTGGCGCGGCTTTGCTGTTGGGCGAACTGGCTGAGGTCGCCATAGCTGGTCACGCCCAGCACCTCGAAGCCCTCTTTCTGGATGGCATCCGCCAGGGCGCGGATGCCCAAACCCGAGGTGTTCTCGGAGCGATAGTCCTCGTCGATGATGACGATGGGGAAGCGAAAGCGCAGCATGCAGGGCCTCCGGGGGCAAAAGGGGCAGCAGAAAAAAGAAGGCGCGAAGTGTAGGGCCAAGCGCCGTGCGTCAGCGGTTTTCTGCCCGCATCTTCATTCTTTGTCGCACAAACAGGACGGCTACACTCGGCCGACATAAAGACGGGAGGCTGCATGGAGATCTGGAACGGTCCGACCCCCTGGTGGATCGCCGCTGGCGCCCTGGTGGCACTTGAGCTGGCCACGGGCACCTTCTACCTGCTGATGCTGGCACTCGGCGGCGCCGCCGGCGCACTATCCGCCCACCTCGGCCTGAGCCCTGCCCTGCAGATCGTCAGCGCCGCCATGGTCGGCGGCCTGGCCGTGCTGCTCTGGCATCAGCGCCGCGCCCGCCAGCCCCAAGCCCCCAGCGCCAGCAACCCTGACGTGAATCTGGACGTGGGCCAGCAGGTGCAGGTGGCGCAGTGGCAGGCCGATGGCCGCACCACCGTGCGCTACCGCGGTGCCGACTGGCAGGCCCGCTTCGGCGGCAGCGGCAGCCCGGCGCCGGGCCTGCACACCATACGCGCCGTCGAGGGCAGCTGTCTGGTGCTGGCGCCCTGATCAGCGCCTGGCCCGAGATCAAGAAACCTACCGAGGAGGAATACCCGTCATGGAAATCGCCCTGATCCTGCTGGTGATCGCCGCCATCTTCATCGTGCGCGCCATCAAGGTCGTGCCCCAGCAGCACGCCTGGATCGTGGAGCGTCTGGGCAAGTACCACGCCACGCTCACGCCCGGCCTCAACATCCTCGTGCCCTTTGTGGACCGACTGGCCTACAAGCATTCGCTCAAGGAGATCCCGCTGGACGTGCCCAGCCAGGTCTGCATCACCAAGGACAACACCCAGCTCACGGTGGACGGCATCCTCTACTTCCAGGTGACCGACCCCATGCGCGCCAGCTACGGCGCCAGCAACTATGTGGTGGCCATCACCCAGCTGGCCCAGACCACGCTGCGCAGCGTGATCGGCCGCATGGAGCTGGACCGCACCTTCGAGGAGCGCGACGTGATCAACAGCTCGGTCGTGCAGGCCCTGGATGAGGCCGCGCTGAACTGGGGCGTGA is part of the Shinella sp. XGS7 genome and harbors:
- a CDS encoding arginine/lysine/ornithine decarboxylase, with the protein product MLRFRFPIVIIDEDYRSENTSGLGIRALADAIQKEGFEVLGVTSYGDLSQFAQQQSRASAFILSIDDNEFTPGPELDPAVVNLRKFIEEIRFKNADIPIYVYGETRTSQHLPNDVLRELHGFIHMFEDTPEFVARHIIREARSYLDGLAPPFFKALMDYAQDGSYSWHCPGHSGGVAFLKSPVGQMFHQFFGENMLRADVCNAVEELGQLLDHTGPVAASEKNAARIFNADHCFFVTNGTSTSNKMVWHHTVAPGDVVVVDRNCHKSILHSIIMTGAVPVFMTPTRNHYGIIGPIPESEFSPETIKKKIAKNPLLKGVDVKKVKPRIMTLTQSTYDGVLYNTETIKSKLDGWIDTLHFDEAWLPHAAFHTFYGSYHAMGKNRPRPKTAMVYATQSTHKLLAGLSQASQVLVQDSQNVKLDKHLFNEAYLMHTSTSPQYSIIASCDVAAAMMEPPGGTALVEESLAEALDFRRAMRKVEKDYGKSDWWFKVWGPDRPLAAEGVGKPADWMLKANEKWHGFGSIEAGFNMLDPIKSTIITPGLDMSGKFAKSGIPASIVTKFLAEHGVVVEKTGLYSFFIMFTIGITKGRWNTLLTALQQFKDDYDKNAPLWRIMPEFVAAQPRYERMGLRDLCQSIHEAYAQGDIARLTTEVYLSDLEPAMKPSDAYAHIAQRKTERVAIDKLEGRVTTSLLTPYPPGIPLLIPGERFNKKIVDYLKFTRDFNAKFPGFATDVHGLVAEQGEDGQTRYFVDCVAK
- a CDS encoding NfeD family protein; protein product: MEIWNGPTPWWIAAGALVALELATGTFYLLMLALGGAAGALSAHLGLSPALQIVSAAMVGGLAVLLWHQRRARQPQAPSASNPDVNLDVGQQVQVAQWQADGRTTVRYRGADWQARFGGSGSPAPGLHTIRAVEGSCLVLAP